The window CTCGAACACTATTAAggagtgaagaaaaaaatcaaaccaattaaattaaaaatgtaatttgccATTTTCTAAATTTCTTTTTACTCAATTTGACATCGCTTTTTCACAGGACCCTGGtgccacagtagctgaatctgTGGCTTCACCACCACACAGTGCACCCAAGTCAAAGGttattgtacatttatttaaattttaaatttagCATGTTTTTGTCTTAATGTGTGTGCAGACAAAGATGCATTGATTTTGTTTAATGGTCTACTTGTTTCTTCCTGCTGAACACTTAGCTGGACACATTGTCCAAAGATGATCTGATTAAATTTACCAAAAAGCAGGTGGCTGCTTTCCAAAAGATGAAGAGCAGATGTGCAGGTGACCacatgcttttttggggggatggggATAATTAGACTCTAGCAGCAtctgacttgatttgtattttcagATTTAGAGAAAGAATTTGAAGCTCTCAaagaacattccaaaaacatgaacagcATATCAGATGACTCCACATTAATACAGGTTTGAATGTTTCATAGCAGAATGTCACTGTTGTAAACCTAACAATGTTCTGTATAGAATAAAtcttgtactgtacatgaacTGGGTATGACAGGAGCTGACTGAGCGGTTGGATGCATTGTTACTGGAAAAGGCAGAAACCCAGCAAAGCCTTGCATTGTCTCGTAAAGAATTGGAGCGGACGAAGCAGCTTGCCAAGGTAAATTTAAATGCCAAGTTGTTAAAATTGGTGTTTTGGGAAGATATACTCTTAGTCGGATGTCCTTGTTGCTCATTGTTGCATATTTCTGCATTCAGCTTTAATGTCAAAAGATTAGTACAAGCATGTGTTATGTGTGTAAAATCGAAGCCTACAGTCACAACACTTCTTCATTGCAGGATGATGTCACAGAACTTGGACGTGTGATTGAAGACCACAAAAGGACAATTGACATTCTAAAGACCAGCATTGATAAAACCAACAGTAAGCACCAAGAGGAAGTGGAATATTTTCAGAAATTACTGAAAGAACGAGAAGACAGTGATAGGGAGTTAGACAGTGAAAGAGAGAAACAGAACCTAACTGAGGAAGCCAGTGGGAAATATCACCCAGAAGATGACAAGTGCTCCCTGGAAGTTCAGCTTAATACTCTACAAGCTGAACTGGAAGCAATCCAAGAGAGGAACTCCAAGGAGATCGCTGAGCTGCAAGAGAGTCACCAGAATGAGCTGACTGAAGCCCAACAGGAGGTCGAGAACCTGAAAGACGAGATGACTCAGAGGAGTATGCAGCACGAGGAGGAGCTGAGGGCTTTGGAGGAGGACTGTGAGATTGAAAGGGAGCGTCTTCTGTTGCTCCAGGAAGAGCTGACTGAGCAGCTGGCCCTCAAAGGTACAACATATTTCCATTTAGAATTAACTTCTTGTTAGCAGaataatttgattgattttgtaAGAGCGATTCACCTGAAAGCGAACATGTAAATGTGATTGTGGCATGTTACACACAGTTAAACCATACAGAATCGAAACCGAAAATTGTGATACCCAAAGACACAAACTCACCACCTTTGAAATGGCAGCATCTTTACGTGCCCCTTCCAACTCCCTGAGTTTTTACCTCCAATCAAGATACAGCCATATGCGATCACAGTGCTACCAAACTTAATGtaattatcattattgttatttttttttaagttaattaaaaaaaggtaaGCCTAGATTTTGGATACATTTCTTCAGCAAGGCTCCACCAGCTCCGTGAAATCTGGCTACTTTTTCCGGTGACGGTCATCTGACTGGAGTGAGCAAAACTGTAGCTACTGCTAATGCTAAACTATGTGAAGCGGACCAGAGGAGAAGGAAGAAACATGGCTGGGATGACTATTAACCTTGAAATTGCATAGCCTCCCATCTCATTTAGGTCAGCACCAAGGGCTGTGGGTATTGTCTAAATTGTTCAACTTTGCAGCTTCCCACTATccgtttacacacacacaggcggcaCTTCGCCTCTGTGATGCCTCTGATACTAGCTGGAAAGCTTGAAAAATCGATGGTCAACTTCAATTCCCCATTTCATATTGGTACCTTACATACAGGACAATAAGCCGGGAAACAAGCTGGGAACATTCCGGCTTTGAATGCCAGTGGGAAAGAGGCTAATGATAAATAACATCACCTTTATTCATTCAGATAGCTACCTCCAGGATGTccaagaagaagatgaagaaccTGGTCGCAGTTCAGGGATCGCCAAGATGCTGGCACTTTCTGCGTGCAGTCAGGCCGAATTGAGCCATGTTGATGGTGAGCTGACAGAGGGTGGAAAACTGAAAGCGGCCCTGGAAGACCTTCACGCTCAGAACACAATGTTACAAGATGAGCTCACCCTGCTCAGTAATGTGAAGAGTGAGCTAGAGGCAGAGCTGGAGAGAGTCAAGGATGAGTTCCAGATGGAGAGAGAGGAGATGGACTTCAAAATCAATGAGATGCAGATGACTCGGGAGAGTGACCTTACAACAACAACCCTAAAAGTTATGAATGTTGACTCTCAAACAAATGTGTCGGGTGAATCCAAAGAGTCAGTCCAAGCCCAAAACACATTGGAACAAGATGAGCAAGAGAAGCTCAGGTCCCAATGTGAGGCCTTGATCCGAGAGAGGGACTCTGCTCGTGCTGACCTCTACAACATGAAGGACATACTGCAAAAATTGGAAACAGAACTGGGTCAGAAGGCAAACGATTTCGTTCTCCAGTACACAGCCATGAAGGAACAAGGGGCAAACACTGTACAGAACCTCCAATACCAGACAGAGCAACTCAGCCAAGAGAAAGAAGAATTGTCAGCCAAAGTCAGAGAGGTTACAGAGGAGAGAAACATTCTGATGGAGACTGTGCAAGACCTAAAGCTCAAGCTTGAGAGTTACTCTGCTGATGAGCAGAAACTCCAGTTCTCTgcagagaaacaaacagcctTAGTACAGGAGCTCAATCAGTCTGTGAAAGAGCTAAGCAAGCAGAATGACGAGATCCTCTCCCAACTGCAGATAAAAGAGGCCATAACTGAAGAATTAAATGAGATGGTGAATACACTGACTGAGGAGCGGGACAGCAGACAATCCCTGCTTCAACTTCGAGAGGCGGAAATGCAGGAGCTTAAAAGTGAAAATGCCAAGGAAATTGAGAGCCTGCAAGAGGGGAAGCAGGCAGCACAACTACTGAAAGCAGAGACTGAAAAGGAGTTGagagtgttgaaaatggagatGGAGACTGAAATGCAGGTTTTGAAGGAGGAAAGGGACAAGATAGAGGCAAGTCGGAAAGAGGAAGTGAGGAGAATGCAGGAGGCTGTGTCCTCTTCAGAGATGACTCTTAAAGACATCTCCTCAGAAAATGCTTGTCTCCATGAAAAACTGGAAGGGACTTTAACTACACTTTCCCAAACTCAGAAAGAGCAAGAACTTTTAGCCTCCAAGTTGGCCACCGTAGAGGCTCAAATGGAGCAACAGTCATTCCAAAAAAGTGATCTTGAAGCCAAGGTGAATTCTCCGACAGAAGAAGCAGAGCCTTCTCAAAATAGTGGGAGAGAACTTGAGGCTCAGTCTGAAGAACTAAAAAACACAAAGGAAGAAATGGTAGAACTCCAAATACGCTTAGAAGAGctggaaaaagagagaaacatgTTGAGGAGCAGAGTTGAAGAGATTCAAGTACAAAGAAGGTCTGAAGCGATGCCACACGAGCTTCAGGCTCTGGAGCAGGAGAAGGAAATGCTAAGAGAAAACCTGGAGGAAACACTGAGGGATACTGGAGGGCTGCTGAAAGACCTGCAAGATATGAAGTCACTCAATGAGAAACTGTGTGCTGAGAATCAGATGCTACAGGGCCAAATACAACTGATGGCCCGAGACAAGGAAGATAAGGTACAGGCTGACATTGACGTTTTAGAGAGAGAACGTACCGAATTCAAAGAACAGCTGATGGACAAGGACTCAGTCCTATCTCAGTTAAGGGCTGATATTACATCTCTGCAGGTCAGTGTAGCTCCTCATGTTCCCTctaatgttgtttttatgtgttcaGTTTGAAGGAGGTTGtaccaatgttttattttgtaatttttttctcatcttcATTCTCTCTGTTTAACCTGTTATTCTGTCAGGATTCTGCTGCCAAGTCTGCCCCTGAAGAATATAAAGCCATGAAAATTACACAGAAAATAGGTACACTCTTCACTTGAAgccaacacattttttttggtagCTTTGGCCCTCGTTTTGTCCCAATCTGTGGTGgcttatgtaaaaaaaaacaaaatcatctcCTGTGTCCTGTGTTTTGGAAACTGCTCTATTACTCTTATTGTTACaaattttattagttttttcttttcatgtgaAAAAACAACTAATTTTAGAGAtttacatgcttttcattgaacAATAGTGATTGCAAGCAAACATGGATGACTAATACATCCACAAAATTGCATATTTATTATGGTATTTATGTTACAATGTTTCATGTTCTATTATTACATATttgattcatttgtttattaAGTTACCGTAATTTGtagtgtataatgtgcattttttttacccccaaaaattgtcaaaagtcaatagtgcgcattatacataggtataggagaaaatgaaaaagactcacattttatatatgtatgtcgccatctagaggttatgaaaaagctgtacactttcattccactatgccacctCCCActagataaataaaaagaaagtatccatccattttctttaccgcttaccctcactagggtcgcgggctgctggagcctatcccagctaccttcgggcgggaggcggggtacaccctgaaccggtcagcagcgaatcgcagggcacatagaaacaaactgccattcgcactcatatacacacctatgggcactttagagtcttcagtcaacttactacacatgtttttgggatgtgggaggaaaccggagtggacCGTGCCGGCAAAAAGAAAGTATAATGTGttatcaaataaagtgcttaactttagaataattatttgaaaaaactaaaagaatacagataatacttcgattttgatcatatgggtagaagcaaaatcatggattgtaaaaatggattacagggttttccagaattttgaggtcaactttgggggtgcgcattataaatTACATTATAAATTACGGTAGTAATTCATTTGTTTCTAGCCATCTCCCGAGGGTGGTAATATAAAATTGAATTGCAGGCAAAATTGCCCATCTTTCATTGATGTGTGTGATGCCATCCCACTTCAGTATCTTGGATACACTGTTAATTTTTCATAAATTATTCAAGAATACACCTGTGTGATGGTCTCCATTTAAGTTATTGAATAGAGGGTGGAATACTGTTCTTGATAGAGATTAGTATTTCCCTTTTATTTTTGGTGCACTATTGTTGGAATTTTTCTATTAGGTGAATTGGAAAAGGATAACAAAGAGAAGGATGAGATGATAAACAAAATCAAGGCAGTGGCTGTCAAAGCAAGGAAGGAGCTGGACACCAGTAAAAAAGAGGTACATTTGAGTTATTAATCTGACTTCAAGAAACTCATAAACTCAATTCAAAACTCCACTCCCAGGTTTCTTGGAGTACACTTCATAACTTTTACCTTGATTAtttatgctaaaaacaatggaTTTATACAATTTGCTTTTGCAGGTTGCAATCCTCAAGGAGGAAATAACAATTCTCAAAGCAGACCGAGAGAAAATGAACATCTCAATGAAGGATATCATCCATGGTGCCGAAGGCTACAAGGTATTGTCTTAGGCTGCGCCAAACTGCCAGCACATCCTGTAACTCACAttctgaattattattttaatcattagTTTATTAGACCAATGAACTTTTGTCTTGGATATAATTTCTGACCACGACAGTCAGGATCCTGTATTGTCATTGTTTAGTTTAGATGAAGACTCATACCAGCagcaaaaaatataagaatcatAATCTAAAGTTAAAATTTCCAAATAAACAATGGGCTGAAAACATTTAACAAAGATTATAAAAGGTGATTGatttttgaaaatcaatcattaaatttttatttaaaaagttattttcatgCATAAGGCAAAACCAATACGCAATggttaaaaacaattacaatacaAGCAATTATAGTGCAAACAACCAAGTTCAGAGCTTTTCAAACTTAAAACAGGTAAAAATATGCAACTCAGAACAGTATGACATACACATTTTCCTACATACATGCTCAGGACGCACATGggcataacacacacacatccatacaTGAAATTCTGgtaaatgtattaatatattaatttaaaaatttctAGGAAGTCATGTTGAAAATAACATATAGTAGCATCTAAATATCAGTTTGGGAAGGCACAAAGCTACATCATCTGTTATGTTCATAATTGACAAGAAAAAGCATCTCCCATCTGAAACAAACTGAGTGTTCCCAGCGGTTTCCATAACCAGCCCCCCTTCCTGACGCTGCTGCTAGTATAAACAAAGTCACTGAGTCGCATCTAATGACTGCTGTGTCCCTgactcaaatgtaaatgcaggTGATATCTGAGATGCACATAGTTTTCCTACAATGAGCtctttacgtgtgtgtgtgcgtgtgcgtgtgtgtgtgtgtgtgtatagaacCTCCAGATCGATTACGACAACCAAACGGAGCAACTggataaagagagagagaaggtggAGGCAGCAGAAAGACAGATCACTGATCTGACCAAACACCTCAGCAGTGCTGTCACACAGGTAACACAAATACATGCTTAATCATAAACGTACATTTTACCATGCACAAATGCAAATTGCTCAAAGTGGCCGGTAACTCAATGCATTGCTTCT is drawn from Phycodurus eques isolate BA_2022a chromosome 12, UOR_Pequ_1.1, whole genome shotgun sequence and contains these coding sequences:
- the LOC133410417 gene encoding GRIP and coiled-coil domain-containing protein 2 isoform X1; amino-acid sequence: MEDPGATVAESVASPPHSAPKSKLDTLSKDDLIKFTKKQVAAFQKMKSRCADLEKEFEALKEHSKNMNSISDDSTLIQELTERLDALLLEKAETQQSLALSRKELERTKQLAKDDVTELGRVIEDHKRTIDILKTSIDKTNSKHQEEVEYFQKLLKEREDSDRELDSEREKQNLTEEASGKYHPEDDKCSLEVQLNTLQAELEAIQERNSKEIAELQESHQNELTEAQQEVENLKDEMTQRSMQHEEELRALEEDCEIERERLLLLQEELTEQLALKDSYLQDVQEEDEEPGRSSGIAKMLALSACSQAELSHVDGELTEGGKLKAALEDLHAQNTMLQDELTLLSNVKSELEAELERVKDEFQMEREEMDFKINEMQMTRESDLTTTTLKVMNVDSQTNVSGESKESVQAQNTLEQDEQEKLRSQCEALIRERDSARADLYNMKDILQKLETELGQKANDFVLQYTAMKEQGANTVQNLQYQTEQLSQEKEELSAKVREVTEERNILMETVQDLKLKLESYSADEQKLQFSAEKQTALVQELNQSVKELSKQNDEILSQLQIKEAITEELNEMVNTLTEERDSRQSLLQLREAEMQELKSENAKEIESLQEGKQAAQLLKAETEKELRVLKMEMETEMQVLKEERDKIEASRKEEVRRMQEAVSSSEMTLKDISSENACLHEKLEGTLTTLSQTQKEQELLASKLATVEAQMEQQSFQKSDLEAKVNSPTEEAEPSQNSGRELEAQSEELKNTKEEMVELQIRLEELEKERNMLRSRVEEIQVQRRSEAMPHELQALEQEKEMLRENLEETLRDTGGLLKDLQDMKSLNEKLCAENQMLQGQIQLMARDKEDKVQADIDVLERERTEFKEQLMDKDSVLSQLRADITSLQDSAAKSAPEEYKAMKITQKIGELEKDNKEKDEMINKIKAVAVKARKELDTSKKEVAILKEEITILKADREKMNISMKDIIHGAEGYKNLQIDYDNQTEQLDKEREKVEAAERQITDLTKHLSSAVTQVELLNSEKEDLLAALETSRSMVKQIEAQIQELKKHSTSLARDLVAEKAMKEQKIKELSRATKDADELKAQLGKQQKQLQQTAQELEQLRKEAQQNSLLDMEMADYERLVKELNAKLSEKDEYSEALKAQITSLEEKEETHKQEIETLKSQLDQGEEKNSNIKQLLVNSKKELSDAKKQENSLALLQASLKGELEANQQKLESSKIEVCDLTTERHRLQDQLRSAMEQQQRTSSSLQQRIISLQQERDIAKAELVATAEEFESYKVRVHNVLKQQKSKFNGQNESDAGKIEREQLLTQVDQLRSRLGESQQSLQSSTAELQQLQIEHDTLLERHNKILQENVSKEAELRERLLSVQSENVDLRSELAQAQADSSSQIEAQRQTHREQLRKLQDDHRATVETLQGQLTRVEEQFFNLQSQNSSVLVQSSRKSVDAQRRTADQNQAGLGAVALSDLQSMAREEGEGMETTENESTSSASLLSLEHLLMSPDPKQEPFVWTVEPTKDELSQKLSIATRSLAHMNSLLHETEATNAVLMEQINLLKSEVRRLERNQEREKSVANLEYLKNVLLQFIFLRSVSERQALLPVIHTMLQLSPDEKSKLAAIAQGEEEASGTRGSGWGSYLHSWSGIR
- the LOC133410417 gene encoding GRIP and coiled-coil domain-containing protein 2 isoform X2 — its product is MEDPGATVAESVASPPHSAPKSKLDTLSKDDLIKFTKKQVAAFQKMKSRCADLEKEFEALKEHSKNMNSISDDSTLIQELTERLDALLLEKAETQQSLALSRKELERTKQLAKDDVTELGRVIEDHKRTIDILKTSIDKTNSKHQEEVEYFQKLLKEREDSDRELDSEREKQNLTEEASGKYHPEDDKCSLEVQLNTLQAELEAIQERNSKEIAELQESHQNELTEAQQEVENLKDEMTQRSMQHEEELRALEEDCEIERERLLLLQEELTEQLALKDSYLQDVQEEDEEPGRSSGIAKMLALSACSQAELSHVDGELTEGGKLKAALEDLHAQNTMLQDELTLLSNVKSELEAELERVKDEFQMEREEMDFKINEMQMTRESDLTTTTLKVMNVDSQTNVSGESKESVQAQNTLEQDEQEKLRSQCEALIRERDSARADLYNMKDILQKLETELGQKANDFVLQYTAMKEQGANTVQNLQYQTEQLSQEKEELSAKVREVTEERNILMETVQDLKLKLESYSADEQKLQFSAEKQTALVQELNQSVKELSKQNDEILSQLQIKEAITEELNEMVNTLTEERDSRQSLLQLREAEMQELKSENAKEIESLQEGKQAAQLLKAETEKELRVLKMEMETEMQVLKEERDKIEASRKEEVRRMQEAVSSSEMTLKDISSENACLHEKLEGTLTTLSQTQKEQELLASKLATVEAQMEQQSFQKSDLEAKVNSPTEEAEPSQNSGRELEAQSEELKNTKEEMVELQIRLEELEKERNMLRSRVEEIQVQRRSEAMPHELQALEQEKEMLRENLEETLRDTGGLLKDLQDMKSLNEKLCAENQMLQGQIQLMARDKEDKVQADIDVLERERTEFKEQLMDKDSVLSQLRADITSLQDSAAKSAPEEYKAMKITQKIGELEKDNKEKDEMINKIKAVAVKARKELDTSKKEVAILKEEITILKADREKMNISMKDIIHGAEGYKNLQIDYDNQTEQLDKEREKVEAAERQITDLTKHLSSAVTQVELLNSEKEDLLAALETSRSMVKQIEAQIQELKKHSTSLARDLVAEKAMKEQKIKELSRATKDADELKAQLGKQQKQLQQTAQELEQLRKEAQQNSLLDMEMADYERLVKELNAKLSEKDEYSEALKAQITSLEEKEETHKQEIETLKSQLDQGEEKNSNIKQLLVNSKKELSDAKKQENSLALLQASLKGELEANQQKLESSKIEVCDLTTERHRLQDQLRSAMEQQQRTSSSLQQRIISLQQERDIAKAELVATAEEFESYKVRVHNVLKQQKSKFNGQNESDAGKIEREQLLTQVDQLRSRLGESQQSLQSSTAELQQLQIEHDTLLERHNKILQENVSKEAELRERLLSVQSENVDLRSELAQAQADSSSQIEAQRQTHREQLRKLQDDHRATVETLQGQLTRVEEQFFNLQSQNSIKGSTRKCSNVWPNSDDFGNITGYKKCTESSAKKRSQTTEQPKQNHLLKKMTLIQNKSSSV
- the LOC133410417 gene encoding GRIP and coiled-coil domain-containing protein 2 isoform X3; this encodes MLALSACSQAELSHVDGELTEGGKLKAALEDLHAQNTMLQDELTLLSNVKSELEAELERVKDEFQMEREEMDFKINEMQMTRESDLTTTTLKVMNVDSQTNVSGESKESVQAQNTLEQDEQEKLRSQCEALIRERDSARADLYNMKDILQKLETELGQKANDFVLQYTAMKEQGANTVQNLQYQTEQLSQEKEELSAKVREVTEERNILMETVQDLKLKLESYSADEQKLQFSAEKQTALVQELNQSVKELSKQNDEILSQLQIKEAITEELNEMVNTLTEERDSRQSLLQLREAEMQELKSENAKEIESLQEGKQAAQLLKAETEKELRVLKMEMETEMQVLKEERDKIEASRKEEVRRMQEAVSSSEMTLKDISSENACLHEKLEGTLTTLSQTQKEQELLASKLATVEAQMEQQSFQKSDLEAKVNSPTEEAEPSQNSGRELEAQSEELKNTKEEMVELQIRLEELEKERNMLRSRVEEIQVQRRSEAMPHELQALEQEKEMLRENLEETLRDTGGLLKDLQDMKSLNEKLCAENQMLQGQIQLMARDKEDKVQADIDVLERERTEFKEQLMDKDSVLSQLRADITSLQDSAAKSAPEEYKAMKITQKIGELEKDNKEKDEMINKIKAVAVKARKELDTSKKEVAILKEEITILKADREKMNISMKDIIHGAEGYKNLQIDYDNQTEQLDKEREKVEAAERQITDLTKHLSSAVTQVELLNSEKEDLLAALETSRSMVKQIEAQIQELKKHSTSLARDLVAEKAMKEQKIKELSRATKDADELKAQLGKQQKQLQQTAQELEQLRKEAQQNSLLDMEMADYERLVKELNAKLSEKDEYSEALKAQITSLEEKEETHKQEIETLKSQLDQGEEKNSNIKQLLVNSKKELSDAKKQENSLALLQASLKGELEANQQKLESSKIEVCDLTTERHRLQDQLRSAMEQQQRTSSSLQQRIISLQQERDIAKAELVATAEEFESYKVRVHNVLKQQKSKFNGQNESDAGKIEREQLLTQVDQLRSRLGESQQSLQSSTAELQQLQIEHDTLLERHNKILQENVSKEAELRERLLSVQSENVDLRSELAQAQADSSSQIEAQRQTHREQLRKLQDDHRATVETLQGQLTRVEEQFFNLQSQNSSVLVQSSRKSVDAQRRTADQNQAGLGAVALSDLQSMAREEGEGMETTENESTSSASLLSLEHLLMSPDPKQEPFVWTVEPTKDELSQKLSIATRSLAHMNSLLHETEATNAVLMEQINLLKSEVRRLERNQEREKSVANLEYLKNVLLQFIFLRSVSERQALLPVIHTMLQLSPDEKSKLAAIAQGEEEASGTRGSGWGSYLHSWSGIR